A part of Salvelinus alpinus chromosome 5, SLU_Salpinus.1, whole genome shotgun sequence genomic DNA contains:
- the LOC139576038 gene encoding glycine cleavage system H protein, mitochondrial-like, translating into MAMRVAFRCLTANFSPVLIQRSRPVQISASRLLWKANTAQTLSTASLLSTALKFTDKHEWVRVEGGVGTVGISKFAQDALGDVVYCGLPEVGQKLEQMEEFGALESVKAASELYSPLTGEVTEINTELADNPGLVNKSCYEGGWLIKMTIDNPAELDGLMDDGSYEKFIKSLDE; encoded by the exons ATGGCGATGAGAGTAGCGTTCCGGTGCCTTACTGCAAACTTTTCCCCAGTACTGATTCAGCGTTCTCGACCTGTACAGATATCCGCAAGTCGGCTCTTATGGAAGGCCAACACCGCACAGACACTGAGCACGGCCTCACTACTGTCCACAG CCCTCAAATTCACAGACAAGCATGAGTGGGTACGAGTAGAGGGAGGAGTTGGCACAGTTGGCATCAGCAAATTTGCTCAG GACGCATTAGGTGATGTGGTATATTGTGGACTCCCTGAGGTGGGGCAAAAACTTGAACAAATGG AGGAGTTTGGTGCTTTGGAAAGTGTGAAGGCTGCTAGTGAGCTGTACTCTCCTCTGACTGGAGAGGTAACTGAAATCAACACAGAGCTGGCAGACAACCCTGGACTAGTGAATAAATCCTGCTACGAAGGGG GCTGGCTAATTAAGATGACTATTGACAACCCTGCAGAACTTGATGGCCTCATGGACGATGGCTCCTACGAGAAATTTATCAAATCACTTGATGAGTAG